Proteins encoded by one window of Nitrospirota bacterium:
- a CDS encoding MMPL family transporter, translated as MNKPEEPVESRWLDPMSWGVARAARSRPGFTLLVSLLLFAMAIPFLRKLRLETDLKKLLPDDYPSVQELNRVLDASGQGTGDLIVVIQSDNFDASLRYAEDLKKRLQGQPFARSVTYERKDEWMDRHALLYASLEDLRDLKDKIARKIRIEKLKSNPFYFSLGDEEEVKLPEDKTQRRDRRYYATEDGRILLVILKPSGTTSSMGYLRDLTGKVERVAKSELKPASYDSSIEVGLAGPIQARIDEYSSILRDLRSSAATGGTLILLLVAIYFRTAFALFLVFFPLVLGIAVSFALTQLVLGELNMFTAFLFLVLTGLGVDYGVLLLNRYLQQRAGGRDPTAALARVAGGTSRSVATSALTTAAAFSTLLITDFKGFAHFGFIASTGIVCVLLSYCIVQPALILLFERWRLIRLVPFHGLRIKSWPLSRGVLLGCMVLVFAAGYAAPRLKFEYDLSKLKSQAGQSTVWRSRMRDVLKKSLTPAVVLTKDLDELHAVEKAVREKIRTDPTPTIEKFSSIENLVPSQQEEKRVVLGQIRDLLDREPLDVLPKVDRERVEGLRERLEAEPITLDSLPADLKENFVRGGHYLGLIYSDSDKVKLSNVKDARRFAEDVRTIATERGVFHAASDTIVLTDVFDLMLKDGRTAFLSSFLVILILVLVDLRSVRLASLALVPLLAGMVWMLGCMYVAGMKLNFFNMIVLPALFGMGTDYGVHILHRYLEERSVLNTMRQLMGGILVCSLTTMFGFGGMITAHHEGLESIGILANIGLICVTVASLLFLPALISFLLERRNGGDQVKS; from the coding sequence GTGAACAAACCTGAAGAGCCCGTAGAGTCCCGTTGGCTGGATCCCATGTCCTGGGGGGTGGCCCGCGCGGCCCGCTCAAGGCCCGGATTCACGTTGCTCGTCTCCCTTCTCTTGTTCGCCATGGCGATCCCCTTCCTCCGAAAGCTCCGGCTGGAAACGGACCTCAAGAAGCTTCTGCCGGACGACTACCCGAGCGTGCAGGAACTGAATCGCGTGCTGGATGCCTCAGGACAGGGAACCGGCGATCTCATTGTGGTGATCCAGTCGGACAATTTCGATGCCTCGTTGCGCTACGCCGAGGACCTGAAAAAACGGCTCCAAGGCCAGCCCTTTGCGCGGAGCGTGACCTATGAGCGCAAAGACGAATGGATGGACCGGCACGCGCTCCTCTACGCCTCGCTCGAAGACCTCAGGGACCTCAAGGACAAGATTGCGCGCAAAATCAGAATCGAGAAATTGAAATCCAACCCCTTCTATTTCTCCCTGGGGGACGAGGAAGAAGTGAAACTGCCCGAGGACAAAACGCAGCGCCGGGACCGCCGGTACTACGCGACGGAGGACGGACGGATTCTTTTGGTCATCCTCAAACCGTCCGGGACGACCTCAAGCATGGGCTACTTGCGGGATCTGACCGGAAAGGTGGAGCGGGTTGCGAAATCAGAGCTGAAGCCTGCGTCCTACGATTCATCCATCGAGGTCGGCCTGGCGGGGCCCATCCAGGCCCGCATCGATGAGTACTCATCGATCCTGAGAGACCTTCGTTCGAGCGCGGCCACCGGTGGAACACTCATCCTTCTCCTAGTGGCCATCTACTTCCGAACGGCCTTCGCCCTCTTCCTGGTTTTCTTTCCGCTCGTGCTTGGAATTGCCGTGTCCTTTGCGCTGACCCAACTGGTCCTGGGCGAACTCAACATGTTCACGGCGTTCTTGTTCCTGGTGCTGACGGGTCTCGGAGTGGACTACGGTGTGTTGCTGCTCAACCGGTATCTCCAGCAGCGGGCGGGTGGACGGGATCCCACCGCGGCGCTCGCCCGCGTGGCGGGTGGGACCTCCCGCTCGGTCGCCACGTCGGCCCTCACGACGGCCGCCGCTTTCTCCACCCTCCTCATTACGGATTTCAAGGGCTTTGCGCACTTCGGGTTCATTGCCTCCACGGGGATCGTGTGCGTGCTGCTGAGCTATTGCATCGTCCAGCCCGCTCTGATTCTGTTGTTCGAGCGGTGGAGACTCATCCGCCTCGTCCCCTTCCACGGCCTTCGGATCAAGTCGTGGCCGTTGTCACGCGGCGTCCTGCTGGGGTGCATGGTGCTGGTTTTCGCGGCGGGCTACGCCGCCCCGAGGCTCAAGTTCGAGTACGATCTCTCGAAGCTGAAGTCCCAGGCGGGGCAGTCCACCGTCTGGCGGAGCCGGATGCGGGACGTGCTCAAGAAATCCCTCACGCCCGCGGTCGTTCTCACGAAGGACTTGGACGAGCTCCACGCGGTGGAAAAAGCCGTGCGCGAGAAGATCCGCACCGACCCGACTCCGACGATCGAGAAATTCAGCTCCATTGAAAACCTCGTGCCGTCGCAGCAGGAGGAGAAACGGGTCGTGCTCGGTCAAATCAGGGATTTGCTGGACCGGGAGCCGCTTGACGTGCTCCCGAAAGTCGACCGGGAGCGGGTTGAGGGCCTCCGAGAACGGTTGGAGGCGGAACCCATCACACTGGACAGCCTACCGGCCGACCTGAAGGAAAACTTCGTTCGGGGCGGTCACTACCTGGGCTTGATCTACTCCGACTCAGACAAAGTGAAACTCTCCAATGTGAAGGATGCCCGGCGGTTCGCGGAGGACGTGCGGACAATCGCCACGGAGCGGGGCGTTTTCCACGCCGCCAGCGATACGATTGTGTTGACTGACGTGTTCGACCTCATGCTGAAAGACGGGCGCACGGCGTTTCTATCCTCTTTTCTGGTGATCCTGATCCTGGTGCTGGTGGACCTGCGGAGCGTGCGGCTCGCCTCCCTGGCGCTCGTGCCCCTCCTGGCCGGCATGGTGTGGATGTTGGGGTGCATGTACGTGGCCGGGATGAAGCTGAACTTCTTCAACATGATCGTGCTGCCCGCTCTGTTTGGAATGGGGACGGACTACGGCGTGCACATCCTTCATCGCTATTTGGAGGAACGGAGCGTGCTGAATACGATGAGGCAGCTCATGGGGGGCATTCTGGTGTGTTCTTTGACGACGATGTTCGGCTTCGGCGGCATGATCACCGCGCACCATGAGGGGCTGGAATCCATCGGCATCCTGGCCAACATCGGCCTTATTTGCGTGACGGTGGCGTCGCTCCTCTTCCTCCCGGCCCTGATCAGCTTCCTCCTCGAACGCCGCAACGGCGGCGATCAGGTCAAGAGCTGA